The Aeromonas veronii genome includes the window GGGCAGCGTACAGGGATTTAACTGTGAAATCACTCACATATCAGAGATCTTCGAGGTAGCGATAGAGGCTCTTGAGGATGGCGAAGTTCCGTTCGTTCCCCTGGTTCTGTTCCGCCAGGGCCTCCAGACGGGCGGCATAATCCGGCAACCGGCTGCTGAAGTAGTCGCTGCAGTGCAGGCGCCAGCGTTTCTGTTCGGCTTCGCTCAAGGTATGGGGCCAGTTGCGGGCACGATAGCGCAGCAGCATCTCGGGCAGGCGCGGATCGCTGAAGGCAAATTCCCGCTCTCCCAGCAGATCCGCCGGGGTGGCGCGCACCAGATCCATGCTGGCCTTGTCGCCGTGGCTGAAGAAGCCGGCGTAGAGCTGGGTGTCGGGATCCTTGTCGTTGCTGCCGGCGAACTCCTGGTTGAACACCTCCACCAGCTTCTCCCGTATTTCGGGGTGGGCTCGCAGCAGATCCAGGCTCTTGCGACACTGCTCCCGATTGACCCCGAGTTCGTCCGCCCGCTCGGCCGTGAGGGTGGCGGCCGGGGCCAGCACCGGGCACTTGTTGATGTGCACCAGCTTCACCGGAATGCCGGCCAGATCCCCCAGCTCATCCTTCTTGGTGTAGAGCCGCTCGCGGATCTCGTCGCTGCTGAGCTCGATGAGGGGGGTGGGGTCGCGGGTGAGATCCACCATGATCACCGCATTCTGATTGGTGGGATGCCAGGCGAGTGGCGACACCCAGCTCACGCACCCCTGCCAGGGGGAGAACATGCCGGAGACGTGCACCAGGGGCTTCATGGTCACCACGTCGATGAGGGCCTTGACCTTGTTCTTGTTGCGCAGATCGAAGAGATACCCGAACAGCTTGGGCTGGGCTTTTTTTACCAGCTTGGCCATCTCGATGGTGGCCAGCACGTCCGAGAGCGCATCGTGGGCATTGGCGTGGGCCACGCCGTTGGCCACGGTCAATTTTTCGAGGCGAAAGCTCGGCTTGCCCTCTTCATCGAACGCCCACGTGATCCCCTCCGGACGCAAGGCGTAGCAGGCCCGCAGCATGTCGAGGATGTCCCAGCGGGAGTTGCCGTTTTGCCAGGCGTAGGCGTAAGGGTCGTAGAAGTTGCGATAGAGGGTGTAGCGGGTCACCTCGTCATCGAAGCGGATGCTGTTGTAACCGAGCACGCAGGTGTTCGGCGTCGCGAACTGTTCGTGGATCTGGCGAATGAAGTCCGCCTCGCACAACCCGTCCTTCATCGCCTTTTGCGGCGTGATGCCGGTGATGAGGCAGGCCTCGGGATCCGGCAGGTAGTCAGCAGGGGGCTTGCAGTAGATGACCAGGGGCTCGCCGATGAGGTTGAAATCCGCGTCGGTGCGAATGCCCGCGAACTGGGACGGCCTGTCCTTCGCGGGGCTGATCCCGAAGGTCTCGTAGTCGTGGAAGTAGAAGGTCGGCCCTTGGCCTGATTGTGCTGCGTTGCTCATGTTGTCCGAAATGCGGGGGCGCCTGGCGCCAGGGTGGATGGTGACGGGCACCACGAATGCCAGCATGGTAAACCATAGCGTCGGCAGAGCGAAGTGCAGCCCTCCCGCCTGATGCTTTAATCGGCAGGCCATGCCATGGCTGCGGGTAACGTCAGTTCGTTCAGATCTGTTAGGGGATGCCCCGACAGCAGCCCATGATCGTCATATCGATAAAGGGGCACGAGCAGGCTCGATGGTGGGAAGCGTCAGTATTTGCTGCTTGTACATAAGGTTACAGAAGAAGCATGGCGGTCGGGCGGGGCTCTGGTGAATCATGTGTGCATGACGAGAGGGCCGGGTTGGCCCGGTGGCAGGTGACCGCCCTTGTCCGATGGATGGCCGGGCTTCTGTCAGGCGCAGCGGCGTCGTGTCTGTTCTCATTTGAGTTGGTTTTTTCACCCCACCGCGGGTTTGCCTGTAGGCTCAATGGGGTGTGTTCATTCTCAATATCATGACGGGAAGCGGGAATGCGGCGTTCATTGTTCGTCTGGATAGGCCCCCTGTGCAGCCTGCTGCTGCTCGGGGCGGCCTTGACCGTGTTGTATCACCTGACCGAGTCCTGGCACTGGCACGATATCCGGCTGGCCCTCTGGTCCCAACCCCTGCCACCGCTGGCCGGGGCCTTGCTGCTGACCCTGCTGAGCTATGGCTGCCTCTGCTGCTATGACCTGCTGGCGGTGCGCATGCTCGGCAAACCCGTACCCTGGCCGCAGGTCGGGATGACCTCCTTCATCGCCTATACCTTCTCCAACACCCTGGGCTTTGCGCTGCTGACCGGCTCCTCGGTGCGCTACCGTCTCTACTCCTCCCTGGGGCTCGGCACCTTCGAGGTGGCTCGCGTCATCCTGTTCTGCTCCATCACTTTCTTCCTCGGCCTGCTGGCCTGGGGCGGGCTCTCCCTCCTGCTGG containing:
- the sbcB gene encoding exodeoxyribonuclease I; this translates as MSNAAQSGQGPTFYFHDYETFGISPAKDRPSQFAGIRTDADFNLIGEPLVIYCKPPADYLPDPEACLITGITPQKAMKDGLCEADFIRQIHEQFATPNTCVLGYNSIRFDDEVTRYTLYRNFYDPYAYAWQNGNSRWDILDMLRACYALRPEGITWAFDEEGKPSFRLEKLTVANGVAHANAHDALSDVLATIEMAKLVKKAQPKLFGYLFDLRNKNKVKALIDVVTMKPLVHVSGMFSPWQGCVSWVSPLAWHPTNQNAVIMVDLTRDPTPLIELSSDEIRERLYTKKDELGDLAGIPVKLVHINKCPVLAPAATLTAERADELGVNREQCRKSLDLLRAHPEIREKLVEVFNQEFAGSNDKDPDTQLYAGFFSHGDKASMDLVRATPADLLGEREFAFSDPRLPEMLLRYRARNWPHTLSEAEQKRWRLHCSDYFSSRLPDYAARLEALAEQNQGNERNFAILKSLYRYLEDL